Proteins from a genomic interval of Bradysia coprophila strain Holo2 chromosome X, BU_Bcop_v1, whole genome shotgun sequence:
- the LOC119082337 gene encoding phenoloxidase-activating factor 2-like yields the protein MNWYVMIQTTMLITLYVSHCLSAPPITDSRIRRLIRQIFYIPPPGEVFTSLPNKTSIESNDCLSGVCVPSHLCVNGTVLTSGANLLIPRLGLDDDVDTTKSCAESEVCCKLIDDDNKKDTNINNEINDEISDTTTDALDDKDDDDFEIIDNWSPKCGLRNSNHLQPRTSGDDGKAHEMEFPWMVMVMKRTPKSTFYDYQCGGSLIHPSVVLTAAHCVSKVNPKFLHVRAGEWDMRNTDELLPHQDRKIQSVVVHRDFFKPTLLNDIAMLILKAPVDLADNVNTICVPPPNHSFDNERCFVTGWGKNERGRRGKYQTTLKKISLPIVPHDQCQDLFRKTILGKYFRLDSKFICAGGELGIDTCDGDGGSPLFCKIPNSVDSYYQSGIVSWGIGCKQSNIPAAYVDVSRYRDWIDKVMNRMNLDRNFYIYEM from the coding sequence ATGAATTGGTATGTTATGATACAAACGACAATGCTCATTACACTGTACGTATCGCATTGTTTAAGTGCACCTCCAATAACTGACAGCCGAATCAGAAGATTGATTAGACAGATATTCTACATTCCGCCTCCGGGCGAAGTTTTTACGTCGCTTCCAAACAAAACATCCATAGAATCAAACGATTGTCTATCTGGTGTTTGCGTTCCGAGCCATCTTTGTGTCAATGGTACCGTACTGACAAGTGGCGCTAATTTACTGATTCCAAGACTGGGATTGGACGATGACGTTGATACAACCAAATCTTGTGCCGAATCGGAAGTATGCTGTAAACTGATCGATGACGACAACAAAAAGGACACAAACATCAATAATGAAATCAATGACGAAATTTCGGACACAACTACAGATGCATTAGACGATAAAGATGATGATGACTTCGAAATCATTGATAACTGGAGTCCTAAATGTGGCCTTCGCAATTCAAATCACCTTCAACCACGAACTTCTGGAGACGACGGTAAAGCTCATGAAATGGAATTTCCTTGGATGGTGATGGTAATGAAGAGAACGCCTAAATCCACATTTTATGATTATCAATGCGGTGGCAGCCTTATTCATCCATCTGTAGTGCTAACCGCTGCACATTGTGTGTCAAAAGTGAATCCTAAATTTTTACATGTAAGAGCTGGTGAATGGGATATGAGAAATACTGACGAGCTACTGCCGCATCAAGATCGTAAAATTCAATCTGTTGTTGTTCATCGCGACTTCTTCAAACCAACGTTGTTGAATGACATTGCAATGTTGATCCTCAAAGCACCGGTTGATTTAGCAGACAACGTTAACACAATTTGTGTTCCACCACCGAATCATTCATTCGACAACGAACGTTGCTTCGTTACTGGTTGGGGTAAAAATGAAAGAGGCCGTCGGGGTAAATATCAAACTACactgaagaaaatttctttaccCATTGTCCCACACGACCAATGTCAGGATCTGTTCCGCAAGAccattttgggaaaatattttcgtttggaCAGTAAATTCATTTGTGCAGGCGGAGAGTTAGGCATAGACACGTGCGACGGCGATGGTGGATCACcgcttttttgtaaaattccaaattcagtcgACTCTTATTACCAATCGGGAATCGTATCGTGGGGTATAGGCTGTAAGCAATCAAACATTCCAGCTGCATACGTTGATGTGAGTCGGTATAGAGACTGGATTGACAAAGTGATGAATCGGATGAATTTAGAcagaaatttttacatttatgaGATGTAA